One genomic segment of Deltaproteobacteria bacterium includes these proteins:
- a CDS encoding DUF4388 domain-containing protein, whose product MSLVGNLEDLGLGDIFQIIFLSRRSGVLAIRGKVVEGKIYFKDGLVIAAYSTDISKKPVSNSAQGAVFSLFIEEGNFNFELKDVIEEIKWIRPGSVFIAEPGLNPQFLAMEGTRLLDESRAGKAAAPPSPLPKIEPPLPEIIVKPAPEPQPAEKPPQKAGFAPVKKEKKEEIFAQPLEEGFSPKSIRAEAGIAEEERIEHVAASPGLALLRSMIFELQNPRSSSEITLMILRFASEIMNRAVLFIVKRDTIEGLGQFGVVLKNGDPNRRIKGMRISTAEESIFKEAIFRKMTIKKSLEHIPAHEYLVNELGGRWPSESFLVPLLVSGRVAALLYGDNAPEEKPIGDTESLEIFLAQAGIAMERTLLERRLSAIRKE is encoded by the coding sequence ATGAGTTTAGTAGGAAATTTAGAGGATCTTGGACTCGGCGATATATTTCAGATTATCTTTTTGAGCAGAAGGTCTGGGGTTCTTGCTATCAGAGGCAAGGTTGTAGAAGGAAAGATATATTTTAAGGACGGCCTGGTGATTGCGGCTTATTCTACTGACATCTCAAAAAAACCTGTTAGCAATAGTGCGCAAGGCGCAGTCTTCAGCCTTTTTATAGAAGAGGGTAATTTTAACTTTGAGCTTAAGGATGTAATTGAAGAGATTAAATGGATAAGGCCGGGGTCTGTCTTCATTGCTGAGCCAGGTCTTAATCCGCAGTTTCTGGCAATGGAGGGAACCCGCCTTTTAGACGAATCCAGGGCAGGAAAGGCTGCTGCCCCGCCTTCGCCGTTGCCCAAAATCGAACCTCCGCTGCCTGAAATTATTGTCAAGCCGGCGCCAGAGCCGCAGCCGGCAGAAAAGCCTCCTCAAAAGGCAGGGTTTGCGCCTGTAAAGAAGGAAAAGAAGGAAGAAATTTTTGCGCAGCCTCTTGAGGAGGGTTTCAGTCCAAAAAGTATCCGGGCAGAGGCGGGTATTGCTGAGGAAGAGCGGATTGAGCATGTTGCGGCAAGCCCTGGCCTTGCCCTTCTCAGGTCAATGATATTTGAATTGCAAAATCCCCGTTCCTCCAGCGAGATAACCCTGATGATACTTAGGTTTGCAAGCGAGATTATGAACAGGGCCGTGCTTTTTATTGTAAAAAGGGATACAATCGAGGGGTTGGGACAATTTGGTGTTGTCCTGAAAAACGGCGATCCTAATCGCCGCATAAAAGGGATGCGGATTTCAACTGCGGAAGAGTCAATATTTAAAGAGGCTATTTTTAGGAAGATGACAATAAAAAAAAGTCTGGAACATATTCCGGCGCATGAATATCTTGTTAATGAGCTTGGCGGGAGATGGCCTTCTGAGTCATTCCTTGTCCCGCTTTTAGTCAGCGGCAGGGTTGCGGCCTTGTTATATGGAGATAATGCGCCGGAGGAAAAGCCGATAGGCGACACTGAAAGCCTGGAAATATTTCTTGCTCAGGCAGGCATTGCAATGGAAAGAACATTGCTTGAAAGAAGGCTCAGCGCAATACGAAAGGAGTAG
- the selA gene encoding L-seryl-tRNA(Sec) selenium transferase produces the protein MNIGIAVCVDLCFPSMIDFYMPKEQLRGIPSVDEILRSLGLKQYWGFYSKDLVIQAVRDILGKMRTDIIAGHRMDTSRDKIEMLVKQYLENMLKPSLKRMVNASGIVLHTNLGRAALCNEAIEAVKIAAGNPVSLEFDLEKGERGDRDSHIEAVVCHLTGAEAAAIVNNNAAAVFLTLNTLAEGKEVIISRGELIEIGGSFRIPDVIKKSGCKLLEVGTTNRTHPEDYISAINQDTAVFLKAHTSNYRVIGFTSNVDLKELVRIGRQYNIPVVEDLGSGLLVDISQFGFPVKTGEPVVRESLADGADIVTFSGDKLLGGPQAGIIAGKREYIQRINKNPLKRVLRVDKLTIAAMEATLRLYLQPDTLHKRLPTLRILTRPVSDIETVAKVAARLLKERLGKGYIVGIEDGFSQIGSGSLPIEVIATKVVSIAHNTLPPEKIFKMFLKNIPPVLGRVHKGKFLLDMRMIEKAEEVVI, from the coding sequence ATGAATATAGGAATAGCAGTCTGTGTTGACCTTTGTTTCCCATCCATGATAGATTTTTATATGCCAAAAGAACAGTTAAGGGGAATACCGTCGGTTGACGAGATATTAAGGTCTCTTGGCCTGAAACAATATTGGGGTTTCTATTCAAAAGACCTTGTTATACAAGCTGTCAGAGATATTCTTGGGAAGATGAGAACTGATATTATCGCTGGTCATCGGATGGATACTTCAAGGGATAAGATAGAGATGCTGGTTAAGCAATATCTGGAAAATATGCTGAAACCATCTCTTAAAAGGATGGTTAATGCCTCCGGTATAGTTTTGCATACGAATTTAGGGAGGGCGGCATTATGCAATGAGGCTATTGAGGCTGTTAAGATTGCCGCGGGCAATCCAGTGAGTCTTGAATTTGATCTGGAAAAAGGCGAAAGGGGAGACAGGGACAGCCATATAGAGGCTGTCGTATGCCATCTTACAGGGGCAGAGGCGGCTGCCATTGTAAATAACAATGCAGCGGCAGTTTTCTTAACATTGAATACACTGGCTGAAGGGAAAGAGGTTATTATCTCCAGGGGCGAGCTTATAGAGATAGGGGGTTCTTTCAGAATTCCGGATGTGATAAAGAAAAGCGGATGTAAACTTCTTGAGGTTGGGACAACTAACAGGACCCATCCGGAAGATTATATCTCTGCCATAAATCAGGATACAGCCGTGTTTTTGAAGGCGCATACAAGCAACTACAGGGTGATTGGTTTTACATCAAATGTGGATTTGAAGGAATTAGTAAGAATTGGGAGACAATACAATATTCCAGTGGTTGAAGATTTGGGAAGCGGTTTGTTGGTTGATATATCCCAATTTGGTTTCCCCGTCAAGACGGGCGAACCTGTGGTTAGAGAAAGTCTTGCTGACGGCGCGGATATTGTTACATTCAGCGGTGATAAGCTGCTTGGCGGGCCTCAGGCAGGCATTATTGCCGGAAAGAGGGAATATATCCAGAGGATAAATAAAAACCCTTTGAAGAGGGTATTAAGGGTTGACAAACTTACTATCGCTGCAATGGAGGCCACGTTAAGACTTTATTTACAGCCGGACACGTTGCATAAGAGGCTTCCGACCTTAAGGATTTTAACAAGACCTGTTTCTGATATAGAAACAGTTGCAAAGGTGGCTGCAAGGCTTCTTAAAGAGAGGCTTGGCAAGGGATATATTGTGGGAATTGAGGATGGTTTTAGTCAGATAGGAAGTGGTTCTTTACCTATTGAGGTGATTGCTACAAAGGTTGTTTCTATCGCCCATAATACCTTGCCGCCGGAGAAAATCTTTAAGATGTTCCTGAAAAATATCCCGCCTGTTTTGGGCAGGGTGCACAAAGGAAAATTTTTATTGGACATGCGGATGATAGAAAAGGCTGAAGAAGTGGTTATTTGA
- the mobB gene encoding molybdopterin-guanine dinucleotide biosynthesis protein B yields MMPIVSIVGKSGSGKTTLLEKVVAELTKRGYRVGTIKHDVHGFEIDYEGKDSWRHKKAGAKTVVLSSPDKIAVIKDVDEEWNPFMLGFSFVDDADIIITEGYKKADYPKVEVIRKAKSTKPICRKDKNLIAIASDIRFKCKDVPCVDINNAKGIADLIEERFLQKEACREKSCLMVNGKKITLKPFIDKLLAEAIKGMIKSLKGCRNPGDIEIRIKT; encoded by the coding sequence ATGATGCCGATAGTTTCCATAGTAGGAAAATCAGGCAGCGGCAAAACCACTCTTCTTGAAAAGGTTGTAGCTGAACTGACAAAGAGGGGCTACAGAGTCGGCACCATCAAGCACGATGTCCATGGCTTTGAAATAGATTATGAAGGTAAAGACAGTTGGCGGCATAAAAAGGCCGGCGCAAAGACTGTAGTACTGTCTTCGCCCGACAAAATAGCAGTTATAAAGGATGTGGATGAGGAATGGAATCCTTTCATGCTTGGTTTTTCTTTTGTTGACGATGCAGATATTATAATAACAGAGGGCTATAAGAAGGCCGACTACCCCAAGGTAGAGGTTATTAGAAAGGCCAAATCTACAAAACCAATTTGCAGAAAGGATAAAAATCTTATAGCTATTGCCAGCGATATTAGATTTAAATGCAAAGATGTGCCGTGTGTTGATATAAATAACGCAAAAGGCATCGCAGATTTGATAGAAGAGAGATTTTTACAAAAAGAGGCCTGTCGTGAAAAGTCATGTTTAATGGTAAACGGAAAAAAGATAACCCTTAAGCCTTTCATAGATAAATTGCTTGCAGAGGCAATAAAAGGAATGATAAAATCTCTAAAAGGATGCAGAAATCCTGGAGATATAGAGATAAGGATAAAGACATGA
- a CDS encoding molybdenum cofactor guanylyltransferase, translating to MTGIILAGGKSSRMGFNKAFIDIGGKPIIHKTVNLFKELFDEIIVVTNDPLGYEELNCLTVTDILKGAGSLGGIYTGLFHSSSEYNFVAACDMPFLNKEAISRVIKFSEGWGATAPYIMDRYHPLHAVYSKKCIKPIEEMIKAKDLRITNLFQKIKVKRLEEKDWLSNEHVLSSLDNINTKEDLHRIVKKIIKPPPSLLHKT from the coding sequence ATGACCGGCATAATATTGGCAGGCGGAAAAAGCAGCAGAATGGGCTTTAACAAGGCCTTTATAGATATTGGCGGTAAACCCATTATCCATAAAACTGTAAACTTGTTTAAAGAATTATTTGACGAAATCATAGTGGTAACAAACGATCCTCTCGGGTATGAGGAATTAAATTGCCTGACTGTAACCGATATACTTAAAGGCGCCGGCAGTCTGGGGGGCATATATACAGGCCTTTTCCACAGCTCGTCTGAATATAATTTTGTTGCAGCATGCGACATGCCGTTTTTGAACAAAGAAGCTATTTCAAGGGTAATCAAATTTTCAGAGGGCTGGGGTGCAACAGCGCCTTATATTATGGACCGCTATCATCCCCTCCATGCGGTTTATTCCAAAAAGTGCATCAAACCTATAGAGGAAATGATAAAAGCCAAAGACCTGCGCATCACAAATCTCTTTCAAAAAATAAAAGTAAAACGGCTTGAAGAAAAAGACTGGCTCTCAAATGAACATGTTTTATCATCTCTGGACAACATCAATACAAAGGAAGACCTTCATAGGATAGTCAAGAAGATAATCAAACCTCCCCCTTCCCTACTCCATAAGACATGA
- the mazG gene encoding nucleoside triphosphate pyrophosphohydrolase: MKNKEGLPKLVAIMQRLRGPKGCPWDKEQTMESLIPFIVEEAYEVIGAIDAKSPEMLKEELGDLLFQIIFMCQLAREKGDFDIEDVMALSAEKMIRRHPHVFGKTKAKTSKDVLKHWARIKKEEKDGKKRKGYLSDIPEHLPALLKAHKVTEKAAEAGFDWSDIKEVFEKVEEEIAEFKAELKKGNIQRMEAEFGDLIFALVNVGRFIEINPEEALRKTIARFITRFHYIEDKLIKKGKALHNASIEEMEIFWKEAKLKEKIKHYKLLKRFPHSMWITS; this comes from the coding sequence ATGAAAAACAAGGAAGGGCTCCCAAAACTTGTCGCAATAATGCAGAGACTGCGCGGACCAAAAGGGTGTCCCTGGGATAAAGAGCAAACCATGGAAAGCCTTATACCGTTTATTGTGGAAGAGGCATACGAGGTAATCGGCGCTATAGACGCCAAATCCCCTGAAATGCTTAAGGAAGAGCTTGGCGACCTGTTATTCCAGATTATATTTATGTGTCAGCTTGCAAGAGAAAAAGGGGATTTTGACATAGAGGATGTGATGGCGCTATCAGCGGAAAAGATGATACGACGGCATCCCCATGTATTCGGAAAAACAAAGGCAAAAACCTCAAAAGATGTTTTAAAACACTGGGCGAGGATAAAAAAAGAGGAAAAGGACGGCAAAAAGAGAAAAGGATACCTGTCAGACATACCAGAGCATCTTCCTGCATTATTAAAGGCGCATAAGGTAACAGAAAAGGCTGCAGAAGCAGGTTTTGATTGGTCTGATATAAAAGAGGTTTTTGAAAAGGTGGAGGAAGAGATTGCGGAATTCAAGGCTGAGCTAAAAAAAGGGAACATTCAAAGGATGGAGGCGGAGTTTGGAGACCTCATTTTCGCGCTGGTAAATGTTGGAAGATTTATAGAAATAAATCCGGAAGAGGCATTAAGAAAAACCATAGCAAGATTTATAACAAGGTTTCATTATATTGAAGATAAACTCATAAAAAAAGGAAAGGCTTTACATAATGCATCCATTGAAGAAATGGAAATTTTTTGGAAAGAAGCAAAACTCAAAGAAAAAATCAAGCATTACAAGCTCTTAAAACGATTTCCCCACAGCATGTGGATAACTAGTTAG